The genomic segment TTTTTTTTGCAAGCATAATAGAAAGTTTTGTCTTACCTACACCTGTAGGACCTGCAATTACAACAGCTCTACTTGACATAAGAAAATTCATATCCTGCAATAATAATTGTATCTCCCTCTACTACTCCATGCTTTTCAAGTACTTTTTCCATACCTAATTTTCTCATAATTTGTAAAAATTGTATTATTCCGTCTTCACCTAACAGAACATATTTTCTTAGTACATTATCAACAATTTGACCTTTAAGTTCGTAAATGTCTTCATCTAGTCTTTCAACTATCCAATCATCTTGTTTCTTAATTAAATCTGGTAATATTGAATTTAAATCTGGTTCTTCTTCTATTATTTCACGTTCTGTTGTTTTTACTAAATTCCAAACACGAGAAAGTAATTCTTTTAAATTTTCTCCAGTAATAATTGAACCAAAAATTATATTTTCTTCTTTAATACCATATTTAATTAATTTATTTTTAAATTCTTTAATTTTATCTTCTTTATCATCAAAAACCATGTCTAATTTATTTGCAAAAACTATCTGTTCTTTTTTAGATAGTCTTTCTGAAAATTTAAATAATTCATTATTAATCTTCTCAAAATCTTCTATAGGCTCTCTACCCTCTATACCTGAAAAATCAACAATATGAACTATAGTTTTACATCTTTGTATATGCTTTAAAAATCTATCTCCTAGTCCTATCCCCTCATGGGCTCCTTCAATTAATCCAGGTATATCAGCTATAACAAAGCTTTCCTCATCACTCATTCTTACAACACCAAGTTTTGGTTTTAAGGTCGTGAAGTGATACTCTGCAACTTTTGAATTTGCAGATGATACCTTATTTATGAAACTTGACTTACCTACACTTGGATATCCTACTAAAGCAACATCAGCTAGAAGTTTTAATTCTAACTTAACTTTAATTTCCATTCCTTCTCTTCCAGATTCAGCTATCTTAGGTGCTTTTCTTATAGATGATTTAAAATGGATATTTCCACGTCCACCATCTCCACCTTTTAATAATACTATTTCTTCATTTGGAATGTCTAAATCTACTAATAGTCTATCTGTTTCATAATCTCTTATCATAGTTCCAACTGGAACTTTAATAATACAATTTTTACCAGAAGCTCCTTTACATCTAGCTCCTGAACCTTTTTGTCCATCTTCTGCTTCAAACATTTTCACAGTTTTAAAATCTACTAAAGTATTGATGTTTGGATCAGCGATAAATATTACATCTCCACCTTTTCCACCATCTCCACCATCAGGCCCTCCAAATTGAACAAATTTTTCACGACGAAAAGTGGCGGCACCATCTCCACCCTTACCAGATTTTATTGTTATTATACTTTCATCTATAAACATTTATTCTATTTCTTCTCCATTCTTAATCAAATCATCTACTTCTACACCCTCAGGTACTGAAATAAATACTTTTCCAGAAACAAAAACTGTTTTACCAGACATAGCATGTGTCGCCCCACTTATTATATCTAACATTCTTTGTCCCTCTTCTCTAGTTAAATCTTCTATATTAAAAGCAACAATAGTTTTATTTCTAACTATATTAACAAATT from the Streptobacillus ratti genome contains:
- the obgE gene encoding GTPase ObgE — translated: MFIDESIITIKSGKGGDGAATFRREKFVQFGGPDGGDGGKGGDVIFIADPNINTLVDFKTVKMFEAEDGQKGSGARCKGASGKNCIIKVPVGTMIRDYETDRLLVDLDIPNEEIVLLKGGDGGRGNIHFKSSIRKAPKIAESGREGMEIKVKLELKLLADVALVGYPSVGKSSFINKVSSANSKVAEYHFTTLKPKLGVVRMSDEESFVIADIPGLIEGAHEGIGLGDRFLKHIQRCKTIVHIVDFSGIEGREPIEDFEKINNELFKFSERLSKKEQIVFANKLDMVFDDKEDKIKEFKNKLIKYGIKEENIIFGSIITGENLKELLSRVWNLVKTTEREIIEEEPDLNSILPDLIKKQDDWIVERLDEDIYELKGQIVDNVLRKYVLLGEDGIIQFLQIMRKLGMEKVLEKHGVVEGDTIIIAGYEFSYVK
- a CDS encoding cell division protein SepF, translating into MSIWRSLFGSDDLEEYENEQETVDIQNENNGITLFKKENKKIKKEEINMKFIAVKPKNMNEASKFVNIVRNKTIVAFNIEDLTREEGQRMLDIISGATHAMSGKTVFVSGKVFISVPEGVEVDDLIKNGEEIE